CTGGGAATCTATAATAGCCATGCTCGTTTCTTTATACCCACCTTTAGTTTCTCTGAGTTGAGCAGTTCTTGTTTGATCTCCTTCAGTCtggcctctctcactgcctgctTGGTTACAGACCGCATGGCATCCTAAGTGGACACACCCACAGAAGGCTTGTTTGTAGAGTACAGTAGCTGAACACATCACTCAGGACAGCAAGATCATCCAAACACATGTCTCAATCCGTAATCTGCTGGCACGCCTGTGTAGTTAATCCGTGACTTCACGTACCCGACACCTGTACCTGAAGCCCTcgatctcctccatcttgaatcCAAAAGGCTTCACCGCGGATTCAGCGTTGTCTGACAAGAGAAGATCCAGTCAGCCTATCAGCTGGAACAGCTGAGACCACCAACACATTCCTACCTCTCCAATTTGTTTCCAGCTAAAgaaccctgtgtgtgcgtgtgtgtgtgtacctccagtGAGGgcgtcctccacctccttcaggagcgccagctgtgtgtgagtgacgaAGGTGAGCGCTGAGCCGAGGTTGTCTGCTCTGGCCGTTCTgtgagaggacacacaccaggGCAAAGTCATTTACTTTATAAAGACATAAGGAGTCATTTCATTAAGAACTCAAATCTGCACACAAAACATTATTTTTCTCAGCCAAGATCAAAATATTTTGACCGGATTAGAGTAGCCCTAGAAATGATTTCATTACATCACTTGAAATTTTAGTAGCCTTCGTTTATATTTCAGAATAATTTACCGTCCCACTCGATGTATGTAGGATTCTACTGAATCGGGGAAGTCGAAGTTGATGACGTTAGCGACGTTTTGGAAGTCGACTCCTCTGGAGACTCCATACTCCTTGTCCTTGACTCTGCAAACAGCGACATCCAGAGGTTAACAAGCAGTCCACTCCAGATGCAAAGAGTTGCTACCTCCTGTTCTTTTAGGGGCGTAAAACCCCTCCTCAACTGAGACCACACACTAATCCAATCATGCtcaaacaaaacatttcatGTACAGGACCTTAGGTAACTAAATTACACACTATTCACTgacttttcatttacatttagtcatttagcagacactcttatccagagcgactaacagtaagtacagggacattccctgagggtgaagtgcctttcccaaggacacgtcttttttcacagccagaatcgaaccggcaaccttctgattagtagcccgattccctaaccactcaaccATCTGACTCCTCTGACTTTTACCCCCTCATTTCCTGTCCAGGATTAATTCTCTCATACCTTCCTCCTTTCCCTgcgttcttcttcttcttctttttcttccctttccCATCGGTGGTCTGTGGTGCTGCGGTGGGATCAGCCAATCCCTGCTCGTCCGTGGCTATGATGTAATCGTAGAAGCCCTGGTTGAACTGAGTGATGATGTGACAcctggagaggaaggatggaggggggcgGAGAATCAGAGAAATGTCTTCTCTGATCTTttgataaaatatatatttattatatatatatatatttattttttaatttattttggggggggcTTTTTTGTGGCTTCAACGAACAGAAACGGTTATAGATATGTAATTAGAGACAGTTATAGACATGCAGAAATGACTAGCAGGAATCAAACCCGGGCCACTGCATTGCTGCCTCAGCACATGTGGTTGGCACTCCACCCGGTGTCCCACTAGGAACTTTATCCGTCCAACCCTCCGTCCGCCCCACCTAGCCTCCCCTTACCTGGACTGGACGGGCAGCTCTGAGTTGAGAACGCAGGCTGGTATGCTGAACTGTTCCAGGAACAGTTTGAGTCTGTAGCACCTGTCCACCGCTCCCACAAACACCAGGGTCTTCCCCTGTACCAGGTGCAGCTTCAGCAGGGTGTATATCAACAGgaacttctcctcctcctcacactgcaCGCTGTACTGCTGCAGCTGGCTGCTGTCTGGGAGCTGGGAGCCCTGGAGCTTGAGGatcacctgggggaggggggggggacatgggttaggaggggaggggggccaaACCAAGACAGACACGGGTTAGGAGGGGGCCAAACCAAGACAGACACGGGGGGTGCATGTTCGAGTTCCTCTTACTGGGTTATGCAACACCAGCTCCTTCAAGGCCTCGACATCCTCACTGAATGTGGCAGACATCAGGAATGACTGGTAGATCTTAGGCAGGTGACTGGAAGAGGACACAAAGTAGAGAGTATGTGTTACTCTCCGAGTCAGTATGACTGACTGGGTGATGaccggagtcagatggctgagcggttagggaatcgggctattaatcagaaggttgccggttcgattccccggcaaggaaaaatgacgtgtcctctggcaaggcacttcaccctacttgcctcggggggaatgtccctgtacttcctgtcagtcgctctggataagagcatctgctaaatgactagcaGCGTGGTTTGAGCATGCACGAGTGTCTGTATACACATCACATGTGTTCTTCTCACCATAGCAGGCTCTTAAGGTCGGCCTCGAAGCCGAAGGAGAACAGAAGGTCCGCCTCGTCTATGACCAGGGTCTCCAGGGACGAGTGCAGGACCAGGTTCTGGGCTTTTAGGTGGGCCAGGACGCGAGACGGGGTCCCCACAATCACGTCAGGCTTCTCCATCAGGACCGGTCTGCCCACAACAACAGTCAGCATCAAGCAAAAATTAGACGATTGAACCGTTTTGATAGCTGTGAGGACAAACATAATTAGGTAGTCTGATAGAACCTCAGAATTACAAACGGTGAATCATGTCTACCATACCATAACCGTTGTTTCAAAAACTGTTGTAGGCAATACTGTGAATACAGTTTTATTGGAGGTGCCTTAACATCAGAATTTCCTTTCGAGCATAAATACAATTTgttctatctgtgtgtctatcACACAGGCTTTTAGAACTGCCCCCGGGTTGTTCCTGAAGACTGACCTCTGGGCTGACAGATCAGCCTTGCCGGAGACATCAGCCACTCGGACATCCCTGGCGCAAAAGGCCGTCAATTGACGAATCATAATCTGAACCTGCTGGCCTAGCTCTTTCGTTGGCACCAGGATTAGAGCCCTCACGGCCTGCTCGCGGACACTCTAAACACAAGAGCAACAACAAGTATTAGCGCAACCGTGTAAATTGTCCACGCTGAAATGTCAAGAACAAAGCATGCGTCTCTCCGGTGACTTTAACGAAATGTTTGACATGATGTCTTGTCGACAATGTCTCACCAGTTTAGAGGCAAGGATCCGCTGTATGACAGGAACGGCGTACGCAGCTGTTTTACCCGACCCAGTCCTGGCTCGAGCCAGAAGGTCCTTTCCTTCTAAAGCCAGAGGGATGGCTCTTTCCTGGATCAAGGTTGGTTGAGCCCAGCCCAAGTCTGCGAGCGCCTGAGttaaaacattacaaaaatgGCAATAAATGATACGACAACACATCATACCTACTGTGGTTACATCCTTTTAGCTGAgccttgtgttgtgtgtatataACTAGCCAGTAACTTTTTGGCTAGCTAACAATCGAATGTAACCCATATAAACCAGCGAGTCATTGCAAATGTGTAGGGTTTAAATTGGCGTCGCTTGGTATTAATTTAGTCTTGTATCATTAAGTAGTAAATCACTTACTTTAGTTAGCTAGGTGGCTGGCTAACCGTAGCTGGCGAGCTAACTAAAGAGCTAAGCCTCATTTTAAAAGCCAGCCAAttactctgcctctttctctttccgtaAGTTAATGTTTTTAGTTTCCATCTTTAAGTGGACAATTTAGCCACAATAACAGGGAACACATTTTACCTTTAAGAGGCGATCATCCAAACCCATTTCATGGAACTGCAACTTGTCAGCCATCTCCGCAGCTTTCACACGTGTTTCGGTCGCTTTAATTTGACGTAACAGCGACGTTGTGGATGCAGGAGACAATCGTGTCCAAGTATTTTAAAAGATATAACGACGATgctttgttttgatttattgataAGAAACTGTGATAAATATGtaatttaaattttttatttaatGTATTTAGAATTATTTTGTGCACGCACAACCGATTTAGGAAGATAGGGGGCGTTCTACGGCATCCTACGGGACAAGGGGCCAGCTGAGACGGTCATATTTGGGGTTTCTAGTTTGTCGGCTGAATTAGGTTGATTAGCCTCTCTTGGCTGAATGCTGCAGTAGCATACCGGGGGTGCGTCTCAAACGTTCACTTCTCCCGTCCTTCCTCCTCTCGATCACAACTGAATCAATCACAAAAAACGAAGATGCATTATTGAGGAGATGCATGCATAAATCGAGTCAGCTAATTGGACGCACTTTACATACAATATTAAATACGTTATATTGGAGGGATTCTTAAAGCTACTGTTGCTTCCAAGTGTCATCGCCTGATCATGTGTGATCAGGTGTCATGTATAAAATGGTATAGGCTGCCTTGTGACTTGGAAATAGGAATCACATGTGGAAGTGAAAATAGCGGTCGAATAAGTGTTCAGAAACTGGAAAATACATACAATTTCTATTCTATATACATTTGTCTTTCA
This is a stretch of genomic DNA from Osmerus mordax isolate fOsmMor3 chromosome 20, fOsmMor3.pri, whole genome shotgun sequence. It encodes these proteins:
- the ddx56 gene encoding probable ATP-dependent RNA helicase DDX56 isoform X1; translation: MADKLQFHEMGLDDRLLKALADLGWAQPTLIQERAIPLALEGKDLLARARTGSGKTAAYAVPVIQRILASKLSVREQAVRALILVPTKELGQQVQIMIRQLTAFCARDVRVADVSGKADLSAQRPVLMEKPDVIVGTPSRVLAHLKAQNLVLHSSLETLVIDEADLLFSFGFEADLKSLLCHLPKIYQSFLMSATFSEDVEALKELVLHNPVILKLQGSQLPDSSQLQQYSVQCEEEEKFLLIYTLLKLHLVQGKTLVFVGAVDRCYRLKLFLEQFSIPACVLNSELPVQSRCHIITQFNQGFYDYIIATDEQGLADPTAAPQTTDGKGKKKKKKKNAGKGGRVKDKEYGVSRGVDFQNVANVINFDFPDSVESYIHRVGRTARADNLGSALTFVTHTQLALLKEVEDALTGDNAESAVKPFGFKMEEIEGFRYRCRDAMRSVTKQAVREARLKEIKQELLNSEKLKTYFEDNPRDLQLLRHDKDLHPAVIKPHLKNVPDYLIPPMLRGVANSFSGKRKKRRNDKPKPAGVIKTPFKKNLRGKNPLKTFRFTGGASKGVGRGASKGAGRGAKTGKH
- the ddx56 gene encoding probable ATP-dependent RNA helicase DDX56 isoform X2, coding for MADKLQFHEMGLDDRLLKALADLGWAQPTLIQERAIPLALEGKDLLARARTGSGKTAAYAVPVIQRILASKLSVREQAVRALILVPTKELGQQVQIMIRQLTAFCARDVRVADVSGKADLSAQRPVLMEKPDVIVGTPSRVLAHLKAQNLVLHSSLETLVIDEADLLFSFGFEADLKSLLCHLPKIYQSFLMSATFSEDVEALKELVLHNPVILKLQGSQLPDSSQLQQYSVQCEEEEKFLLIYTLLKLHLVQGKTLVFVGAVDRCYRLKLFLEQFSIPACVLNSELPVQSRCHIITQFNQGFYDYIIATDEQGLADPTAAPQTTDGKGKKKKKKKNAGKGGRVKDKEYGVSRGVDFQNVANVINFDFPDSVESYIHRVGRTARADNLGSALTFVTHTQLALLKEVEDALTGDNAESAVKPFGFKMEEIEGFRYRCRDAMRSVTKQAVREARLKEIKQELLNSEKLKTYFEDNPRDLQLLRHDKDLHPAVIKPHLKNVPDYLIPPMLRGVANSFSGKRKKRRNDKPKPAGVIKTPFKPFLFTSPAEEPQRQESPEDFPLHRRGQ